A single window of Labrus mixtus chromosome 23, fLabMix1.1, whole genome shotgun sequence DNA harbors:
- the LOC132958070 gene encoding butyrophilin subfamily 1 member A1-like, with protein sequence MERPTDPAVKFLQLLLLLFVPPLTSSRAWADLICSKQPITALLGDDVTLRCHLEPPVSLSSETVLWTKPDVDPKYVYFHENGRQVEHVQNPSYRHRTQLSVEELTSGNVAMKLDRVGLSDAGRYHCILKSTKKEASLLLTVGAASRPSVEVVSIKTGSVVLHCKAEGWYPEPELFWLDSERKNLHSGPPQTVRGPDGLYTFSSTLAVEKKQGNIFTCRVQQKNITQTRETLITVDFFEEQQNLSTLIIIGFIAILAGQCISAIYINWKLGSIYKLTEEQRRRLENGWVPRQQMDRRNDQPLVH encoded by the exons CCTGGGCAGACTTGATTTGTTCAAAGCAGCCAATCACTGCGCTGCTTGGTGATGACGTCACTCTGAGATGTCACCTTGAGCCTCCCGTCAGTCTGAGTTCCGAGACCGTGTTGTGGACCAAACCCGATGTGGATCCCAAGTACGTCTATTTTCATGAGAATGGACGTCAGGTAGAGCACGTCCAGAACCCGTCTTATCGTCACCGCACACAACTGTCAGTGGAAGAACTGACGAGTGGGAACGTCGCCATGAAACTCGACAGAGTGGGACTCTCTGACGCAGGAAGATATCATTGCATCCTTAAATCAACGAAGAAGGAAGCATCGCTCCTACTAACTGTTG GCGCTGCGTCCAGGCCTTCTGTTGAAGTCGTCAGtattaaaacaggaagtgtggtTCTCCACTGTAAGGCTGAAGGTTGGTACCCGGAGCCTGAGCTGTTCTGGTTGGACTCAGAGAGAAAGAATCTCCATTCTGGACCTCCACAGACAGTCAGAGGTCCTGATGGCCTCTACACCTTTAGCAGCACGTTAGCAGTCGAgaagaaacaaggaaacatcTTCACCTGCAGAGTCCAACAGAAGAACATCACCCAGACGAGAGAGACGCTCATAACAG TGGATTTCTTTGAGGAGCAGCAGAATCTCAGTACTCTCATCATCATCGGCTTCATCGCCATTCTGGCAGGACAAT GCATCAGCGCCATCTACATCAATTGGAAGCTGGGTAGCATTTATAAGCTCACGGAAGAACAAAGGCGTAGGCTGGAAAATGGATGGGTGCCAAGACAACAGATGGATAGGCGAAATGATCAACCTTTGGTTCATTGA